The following proteins are co-located in the Coleofasciculus chthonoplastes PCC 7420 genome:
- a CDS encoding LCP family protein translates to MSNSSQTSWSFQVSHPESYPRSQGDSDVAENDTGDSPPPPPPEGDGGESHSDDHSNKSSGGRYMRWFLWSAAFILTATVSATLGATVALITPLSPLIVPQNFVPGAKENSWRQAFRYDLARPVNILVMGIDRVSDNDKNSSDVFSGRSDTMLLLRLDPTEESVTMLSIPRDTQVELPEVGLAKINDANVEGGAALAARVVSRTLNDAPVDRYVRVTTDAFRELVDLVGGVEVFVPYPMQYEDVTQDLYIDLEPGWQILNGDQAEQFARFRKDGYGDIGRVQRQQTLLKALRQRLLSPKVLPRLPQIIRVMQQYIDTNLSLEEMLALVGFGLDLDKDDFQMVLLPGRFSDPEEYVASYWIMDSAGRDRVMQQYFQQTLDWSSSEIRRSPQRLRIAIQNATDDPKLAHEVARYLAKNDFYNVYIIRDWPDQVRETQIIVQQGDLKAATTLKRVLQLGHVEASSTGDIESDLTIRVGEDWLIRHPESEE, encoded by the coding sequence GTGTCGAACAGTTCCCAAACTAGCTGGAGTTTTCAAGTCTCCCATCCAGAAAGTTATCCGCGATCGCAGGGCGACTCTGATGTCGCTGAAAATGATACTGGGGATTCCCCGCCTCCCCCACCGCCAGAGGGTGATGGCGGAGAGTCCCATTCCGATGATCATTCAAATAAATCCAGTGGTGGTCGCTATATGCGCTGGTTTCTGTGGAGTGCGGCGTTTATCTTAACCGCTACAGTATCTGCTACCTTGGGCGCAACGGTTGCCCTAATTACCCCTCTGTCCCCCTTAATCGTGCCGCAAAATTTTGTCCCTGGCGCGAAAGAAAATTCCTGGCGACAAGCGTTTCGCTATGATTTAGCCCGACCCGTCAACATCCTGGTCATGGGAATTGACCGCGTTTCCGATAATGACAAAAACTCCTCCGACGTTTTCAGTGGTCGCAGCGATACTATGCTGCTGTTACGCCTCGACCCGACAGAAGAGTCTGTGACGATGCTTTCCATTCCTCGGGATACCCAAGTGGAACTTCCGGAGGTAGGACTTGCCAAAATCAATGATGCCAATGTGGAAGGGGGTGCAGCGTTAGCCGCACGGGTGGTGAGCCGTACTCTAAATGATGCACCCGTTGATCGTTATGTGCGGGTAACGACGGATGCATTTCGGGAACTGGTAGACCTGGTGGGGGGAGTTGAGGTATTTGTTCCCTATCCGATGCAGTATGAGGATGTCACCCAGGATTTGTACATTGATTTAGAACCGGGATGGCAAATCTTAAATGGAGACCAAGCCGAACAGTTTGCTCGATTTCGTAAAGACGGCTACGGCGACATTGGTCGAGTTCAGCGCCAACAAACGCTACTCAAGGCGCTGCGTCAACGGTTGCTCAGTCCCAAGGTGCTACCGCGTTTACCCCAAATCATTCGGGTGATGCAGCAATATATTGATACCAATCTCAGTTTAGAAGAAATGCTGGCGCTGGTGGGCTTTGGCTTAGATTTAGACAAAGATGATTTTCAGATGGTACTTTTGCCCGGTCGCTTCAGTGATCCAGAGGAATATGTTGCCAGCTATTGGATTATGGATTCTGCCGGACGCGATCGCGTTATGCAACAATACTTTCAGCAAACCCTTGACTGGAGTTCATCGGAGATTCGGCGTTCTCCCCAACGGTTGCGAATTGCGATTCAAAATGCCACAGATGACCCGAAATTAGCTCACGAAGTTGCTCGATATTTGGCAAAAAACGACTTCTATAATGTCTACATCATACGGGATTGGCCCGATCAGGTACGCGAAACTCAGATTATTGTGCAACAAGGCGATTTGAAAGCAGCAACCACCTTGAAAAGGGTTTTGCAACTCGGTCACGTCGAAGCCTCTTCCACAGGCGATATTGAATCCGATTTAACCATTCGTGTGGGTGAGGATTGGTTGATTCGACACCCAGAATCGGAGGAATAA
- a CDS encoding ABC transporter permease produces the protein MKRLIYTSKIFLSVYYAHMLEYRAELFFWILSNSLPLILMGVWMQAAQAGEFELTPEEFMRYFLSVFIVRQFTVVWMIFDFEREVVEGRLSPKLLQPIDPVWHHVAGHLSERFVRLPLSVMLLGLFFLLYPPAFWLPGLGDILLFIFITAMAFALRFLIQYTFALFAFWTERASSLEQFWYLFYLFLSGMMAPLEVFPPTVRAVAEWTPFPYLAHFPAALLVGLPVNFVKGILVMVGWGLLFFTINRWLWRKGLKQYSGMGA, from the coding sequence ATGAAGCGATTAATTTATACCAGTAAGATATTTCTGTCTGTTTACTATGCTCACATGTTAGAATACCGAGCAGAGCTTTTTTTTTGGATACTTTCCAATAGCTTGCCGCTGATTCTTATGGGGGTTTGGATGCAGGCAGCTCAAGCCGGGGAGTTTGAGCTAACTCCTGAAGAATTTATGCGTTACTTCCTATCCGTTTTTATCGTTCGCCAGTTTACTGTGGTGTGGATGATTTTTGATTTTGAACGGGAAGTGGTAGAAGGCAGACTATCTCCTAAACTCCTGCAACCCATTGATCCTGTATGGCATCATGTTGCAGGTCATCTATCTGAACGCTTTGTTCGCCTACCTTTATCGGTTATGCTTTTAGGTTTGTTCTTTCTCCTCTATCCCCCAGCATTTTGGTTGCCTGGTTTGGGTGATATACTATTATTTATATTCATCACGGCAATGGCATTTGCCCTACGATTTTTAATCCAATATACCTTTGCCTTATTTGCATTTTGGACAGAGCGAGCCAGTTCACTGGAACAATTTTGGTATTTATTCTATTTGTTTCTGTCAGGAATGATGGCACCGTTGGAAGTTTTTCCCCCTACAGTCCGAGCCGTTGCCGAGTGGACACCTTTCCCTTACTTGGCTCATTTTCCTGCCGCGTTGTTAGTTGGGCTACCTGTTAATTTTGTCAAAGGAATTTTGGTTATGGTGGGTTGGGGATTGTTGTTTTTTACCATCAATCGCTGGTTGTGGCGCAAGGGATTGAAGCAGTATTCGGGAATGGGAGCTTGA
- the deoC gene encoding deoxyribose-phosphate aldolase — protein MAMDYPDIDIAPLIDHALLSPTATPEQVEKWCREADRFQFATVCVYPVYVKLAAELLHNKTPKVCTVIGFPSGATTTAAKLYEAQEAVENGATELDVVLHLGALKTGNTDAIYREIAPICEETGQTVKVILETTLLTDTEKQLAAEICIDAGAQYLKTSTGWHGGATVSDVKFLKDLTKGQIGIEASGGIRTIEQALDLVIAGATRLGTSRGPELLQQREGKDKE, from the coding sequence ATCGCAATGGATTATCCCGATATCGATATTGCCCCTCTCATTGATCATGCTCTCCTCTCGCCCACGGCGACACCTGAACAGGTAGAAAAATGGTGTCGTGAAGCTGATCGATTTCAGTTTGCCACAGTCTGTGTCTATCCGGTGTACGTCAAACTCGCGGCTGAACTCTTACACAACAAAACGCCCAAGGTTTGTACCGTGATTGGCTTTCCCAGTGGCGCTACCACAACTGCGGCTAAACTCTACGAAGCCCAAGAAGCAGTAGAAAATGGCGCGACGGAATTGGATGTCGTGCTTCATCTAGGGGCATTAAAAACTGGGAACACTGATGCTATCTATCGCGAAATTGCCCCAATCTGCGAGGAAACCGGGCAAACCGTCAAAGTTATCTTAGAAACAACGCTTTTAACTGACACGGAAAAACAACTCGCCGCCGAAATTTGCATTGATGCTGGGGCGCAATATCTCAAAACCAGTACAGGTTGGCATGGAGGTGCAACGGTGTCGGATGTCAAATTTTTGAAAGACTTGACAAAAGGACAAATCGGGATTGAGGCTTCAGGAGGTATCCGCACCATCGAACAAGCGTTAGATTTAGTCATAGCCGGAGCAACCCGATTAGGAACCTCTCGTGGACCAGAGTTGTTGCAACAGCGTGAGGGAAAAGACAAGGAATGA
- a CDS encoding Uma2 family endonuclease, whose product MTSTKLSPQVTIPRLENGDKLNRIEFEHRYSAMPDLKKAELIEGIVYMASPLRITQHGEPHAHIMLWLGFYTSFTPNLQLGDNCTVRLDLDNEPQPDAILRIKVGGQSTISDDDYIEGAPELIVEIAASSVSIDLHQKFNVYRRNGVQDYLVWRVENGELDWFRLNAGDYVKVESNSDGIICSVFFPGLWLDRTALLAGDLAKVLEVLQQGLASQDHQDFVSDLASRQ is encoded by the coding sequence ATGACATCGACAAAACTCTCTCCTCAAGTAACAATTCCCCGCTTAGAAAACGGCGATAAACTCAACCGTATTGAATTTGAGCATCGCTATTCAGCTATGCCTGATCTGAAAAAAGCGGAATTAATTGAAGGAATCGTTTATATGGCATCTCCCCTCCGGATTACCCAACATGGCGAACCCCATGCTCATATTATGTTGTGGCTAGGCTTCTACACAAGTTTCACTCCTAATCTGCAATTGGGCGACAATTGTACAGTTAGGCTGGATCTCGATAACGAACCTCAACCGGATGCTATTCTGAGAATTAAAGTCGGTGGACAATCAACGATTAGCGACGATGATTATATCGAAGGTGCGCCTGAGTTAATCGTAGAAATTGCGGCGAGTAGTGTTTCCATTGATTTGCACCAAAAATTCAACGTATATCGCCGCAATGGAGTACAAGACTATTTGGTATGGCGAGTTGAAAACGGAGAATTAGATTGGTTTAGGTTAAATGCAGGAGATTATGTTAAAGTTGAGTCCAATAGCGATGGGATAATTTGTTCAGTTTTTTTTCCAGGATTGTGGCTAGATAGAACGGCGTTATTAGCTGGAGATTTAGCCAAGGTTTTAGAGGTATTGCAGCAGGGATTAGCCAGTCAGGATCATCAAGATTTTGTTTCAGACTTGGCATCACGTCAGTAG
- a CDS encoding DUF1802 family protein, whose translation MNQQVLLQTAFCLPTPDIEALIEGRMIAAIPRIFVNPGRQFALYPSDTSSNALPIEQYYRSNFIPTAQKSLAELGSETVQIKAWAKCERCQVLDDSESLDFLSQLTVWTTAGLEQTRVKRGHIFLAYLRVYRLPQPMEIPVHPSPRFIPLPQPLTVTQDTPVLSQTFFEQRCRQMEERQPPQHPELEELQSAIAKRCCLQQIASLSDSNLAAKELDQDIKEFLGWSSQSIGRFDSDFIWIKTIAEVGNSSDGHTFEKLVRKSLLKLGFTNSRNDPRASLNPEATGGAGGIDFYADAPYPIVGECKATKSEIVPSKTPGQLIQLGNNHLQQDYAPCLKLIVAAGELTPDALRTTLNNQISVIRPETLQHLVELQAQYKGAIDLLKLKACLQDAYGLADDKIEQYLVEVRQDIAVRSHIVQSVKSFQENAGLGEVGVDAIYGAYIGSSPPKPLMPNELRDILIELSSPLTGYLGRSKGNELNRDRFYFLRDLPLIH comes from the coding sequence ATGAACCAGCAGGTTTTACTTCAAACCGCATTTTGTCTACCCACCCCAGATATCGAAGCCTTGATCGAAGGGCGAATGATCGCCGCTATTCCGCGAATATTTGTCAATCCGGGACGACAATTTGCTCTCTATCCCTCAGATACATCCAGTAACGCTCTGCCTATCGAACAATATTATCGCTCAAATTTTATTCCCACCGCCCAAAAAAGTCTGGCTGAACTCGGTTCTGAGACGGTTCAAATTAAAGCCTGGGCAAAATGCGAACGTTGTCAAGTCTTGGATGATTCCGAATCCCTGGATTTCTTATCCCAATTAACTGTATGGACAACAGCCGGATTAGAGCAAACTCGTGTCAAACGAGGTCATATTTTTTTAGCCTACCTGCGGGTTTATCGACTCCCGCAACCGATGGAAATTCCGGTTCATCCGAGTCCCCGATTTATTCCGCTTCCCCAACCTTTAACCGTGACTCAAGACACACCTGTTTTGAGTCAAACCTTCTTTGAACAGCGCTGTCGCCAGATGGAAGAACGACAGCCGCCTCAACATCCGGAATTAGAGGAATTACAGAGTGCGATCGCGAAGCGCTGCTGCTTACAGCAAATCGCGTCATTATCAGACAGTAATCTAGCGGCGAAAGAACTCGACCAAGATATCAAAGAATTCTTAGGCTGGAGTAGCCAATCAATCGGGAGATTTGACTCTGATTTCATCTGGATTAAAACAATCGCTGAAGTCGGCAACTCTAGCGATGGTCATACCTTTGAAAAGCTGGTACGAAAAAGCTTACTAAAATTAGGATTTACCAACTCTAGAAATGACCCAAGAGCCAGCCTAAATCCAGAAGCCACTGGCGGTGCTGGTGGGATTGATTTTTATGCGGATGCACCTTATCCCATTGTTGGCGAATGCAAAGCCACCAAAAGTGAAATAGTACCCAGTAAAACTCCGGGACAATTAATTCAACTGGGGAACAATCATTTACAACAAGATTATGCTCCTTGTCTCAAACTCATTGTCGCCGCCGGGGAATTAACCCCAGATGCTTTACGAACAACTTTAAATAATCAGATTAGCGTGATTCGTCCAGAAACTCTCCAACATCTCGTGGAATTGCAAGCCCAGTATAAGGGTGCGATAGACTTACTGAAACTCAAAGCCTGCTTGCAAGATGCCTATGGGTTAGCCGATGATAAAATTGAGCAATACCTAGTAGAAGTGCGTCAAGATATCGCCGTGCGATCGCACATCGTCCAATCCGTTAAATCCTTCCAGGAAAATGCAGGGTTAGGCGAAGTGGGAGTTGATGCGATTTATGGTGCGTATATCGGTTCGAGTCCCCCCAAACCCTTAATGCCGAATGAATTGCGTGATATTCTCATTGAACTATCCTCGCCGTTAACAGGCTACTTAGGGAGAAGTAAGGGTAATGAATTGAACCGCGATCGCTTCTATTTCTTGCGCGATTTACCTCTAATTCATTAA
- the recO gene encoding DNA repair protein RecO, with amino-acid sequence MTKTYNATGINLKSMPLGEADRLVTILTPEWGLIRVVAPGSRKQNSKLAGRMGLFVVNQLLIYKGRSLDKITQAETLESYPGLAKDLGKLAASQYLAELVLCHALSEQPQAELYALFNEHLRRLEQLPPLSSSHSGTSLLLAHLCQGIFHLLALAGIAPQVQQCCISQHPIQPDFTDQNWQVGFSVEAGGTYRLAVEASQPQRVLHPVASRSHDVDQSPLPRLTCKLNAIELTIVQQLAAAELSPSCLDAIAPLWVKVERMLRDYAQYHFGRSIRSAALVDALAMSAES; translated from the coding sequence ATGACTAAAACCTATAACGCCACGGGGATTAATCTGAAAAGTATGCCGCTAGGTGAAGCCGATCGCCTAGTCACGATTTTAACGCCAGAGTGGGGATTGATTCGGGTAGTGGCACCAGGTTCCCGCAAACAGAACTCGAAATTGGCGGGTAGAATGGGCTTGTTTGTCGTGAATCAGTTACTGATCTACAAAGGGCGATCGCTTGATAAAATTACTCAAGCTGAAACCTTGGAATCCTATCCGGGATTGGCGAAGGATTTAGGCAAGCTGGCGGCAAGTCAGTACCTAGCGGAATTAGTCTTATGTCATGCTCTAAGTGAGCAACCCCAAGCCGAATTGTACGCTTTATTTAATGAGCATCTGCGGCGATTGGAACAGTTACCCCCATTAAGTAGCAGTCACTCCGGTACATCTCTCCTTTTGGCACACCTTTGCCAGGGAATTTTTCACCTATTGGCGTTAGCTGGGATTGCGCCGCAAGTGCAACAGTGTTGTATCTCTCAGCACCCGATTCAGCCTGATTTTACGGATCAGAATTGGCAAGTCGGGTTTAGTGTGGAGGCAGGTGGAACCTATCGTTTAGCGGTAGAGGCGTCTCAACCTCAGAGGGTACTCCACCCCGTTGCTAGCCGTAGCCATGATGTCGATCAATCCCCTCTGCCACGGTTGACCTGTAAACTGAATGCCATTGAATTAACAATCGTACAACAGCTCGCGGCGGCTGAGTTATCCCCGTCATGCCTAGACGCGATCGCGCCCCTCTGGGTAAAAGTGGAGCGCATGTTACGGGATTATGCCCAGTATCACTTTGGTCGTTCCATTCGTTCAGCCGCGTTAGTAGACGCCTTGGCGATGTCTGCCGAATCATAG
- a CDS encoding HD domain-containing protein translates to MNCRLNQQIQFIIEIDKLKGILRQTRLTDDSRQENSAEHSWHLALMAIILAEYAPPQVDLGRAITMVLLHDLVEIDAGDTFCYDVQGNQDKAVREEKAATRIFGMLPEDQGQSLREIWDEFEAVTTPTARFAVALDRLQPLLLNQQNHGGTWQLHDITEPQVMQRMEPVQEGTPQLWGLVEQIVADCIKAGYLQNARSLSTESQVD, encoded by the coding sequence ATGAATTGCCGACTTAACCAACAAATTCAATTCATTATTGAAATTGATAAACTCAAGGGAATTCTGCGCCAAACCCGATTAACTGATGATTCTCGTCAGGAAAACAGCGCCGAACATTCTTGGCATTTGGCATTGATGGCGATTATTCTTGCCGAGTATGCACCTCCCCAGGTTGATCTGGGACGAGCGATAACGATGGTACTGCTGCATGATTTAGTGGAAATTGACGCGGGAGACACGTTCTGCTATGACGTACAGGGAAATCAGGATAAAGCGGTTCGGGAAGAAAAAGCCGCTACCCGGATTTTTGGCATGTTACCCGAAGACCAAGGGCAATCGTTACGGGAAATCTGGGATGAATTTGAAGCCGTCACCACGCCGACTGCCCGATTTGCCGTCGCTCTAGACCGTTTACAACCCCTGCTGCTAAATCAACAGAATCACGGTGGAACTTGGCAGCTTCATGATATTACTGAACCTCAAGTGATGCAACGTATGGAACCTGTGCAAGAGGGTACACCTCAGCTTTGGGGATTGGTTGAGCAAATTGTGGCGGACTGTATTAAAGCGGGTTATTTACAAAATGCGAGATCGCTCTCCACTGAGAGTCAAGTAGACTAG
- a CDS encoding mannose-1-phosphate guanylyltransferase, translating to MSQLIPVILAGGKGERFWPLSRKHRPKQFLSLDGSGKSLLQTTADRLSQLAGGSANVWVITSAQLADGVKQQLPQLNNEHILAEPEGRDTAPAVAWATLEIARHYGEDAVVGFFPADHWIADQQAFQQTIEAATQLAATEAAIVTLGIAPDYPSTGYGYIEQGEPAGTFNNLPIYRVARFTEKPDRETAEKFLATGKFSWNGGMFIFRAGVVLAELNTYAADIINPLQQQGIDAYSKLPKISIDYALMEKTQLAYVLPTAFDWDDLGDWNALERLHKGEAANVELATHVGKDTQGAILYTSDQDEVIVTIGLEDVVVVRDGGVTLIVKKDRTQEIKQVLKTLQADSRFSQFL from the coding sequence ATGAGTCAATTAATACCTGTAATTTTAGCTGGCGGCAAAGGTGAACGGTTTTGGCCCCTTAGCCGCAAACACCGACCTAAGCAGTTCTTAAGTTTAGATGGTAGTGGAAAGAGTTTATTACAGACCACGGCTGACCGTCTCAGTCAATTGGCGGGAGGTTCAGCCAATGTCTGGGTGATCACATCGGCTCAATTAGCCGACGGGGTGAAACAACAGTTACCCCAACTTAATAACGAGCATATATTAGCCGAACCCGAAGGGCGGGATACTGCACCTGCTGTGGCGTGGGCAACCTTAGAAATTGCGCGTCACTATGGAGAAGATGCGGTGGTTGGCTTTTTTCCAGCAGACCATTGGATTGCAGACCAGCAGGCGTTTCAGCAGACCATTGAGGCGGCGACTCAGTTAGCGGCGACTGAAGCGGCGATTGTCACCTTAGGAATTGCCCCGGACTACCCCTCTACAGGTTACGGTTATATCGAACAAGGAGAACCCGCCGGAACGTTTAATAATTTACCAATTTATCGGGTGGCTCGATTTACAGAAAAGCCAGACCGAGAAACAGCCGAGAAATTTCTGGCGACGGGGAAATTTAGCTGGAATGGTGGGATGTTTATTTTCCGGGCTGGCGTCGTTTTAGCGGAACTAAACACGTATGCGGCTGATATTATCAATCCGTTACAACAACAGGGGATTGATGCTTATTCTAAACTACCTAAAATCAGTATTGATTATGCCTTAATGGAGAAAACCCAACTGGCTTATGTTCTCCCGACTGCGTTTGATTGGGATGACTTGGGAGATTGGAATGCCTTAGAACGCTTGCACAAGGGAGAGGCGGCGAATGTGGAACTGGCAACTCATGTAGGGAAAGATACCCAAGGGGCGATTCTTTATACCAGTGATCAGGATGAGGTGATTGTGACGATTGGCTTAGAAGATGTGGTGGTTGTGCGAGATGGTGGGGTGACGTTAATTGTGAAAAAAGACCGCACCCAAGAAATTAAGCAGGTACTGAAAACCCTACAAGCGGATTCGAGATTTAGTCAGTTCCTTTAA
- a CDS encoding toll/interleukin-1 receptor domain-containing protein translates to MLFFSYSHKDKVFVQKLYVALSPNYEIWVDWEDIPPAVEWWEEIKRGIEDSDYFLFMLTPNSAISKVCGQELEYALSQGKRIFPIVIEQPDPVPLSLRSINWMFFTPEEDFGVCLTKLLNALNINPEDARLHTKFYGLWRDWVFHDRDRSYLLRGKQLWEATAWLVASDNNTPLPLQEHREYIWASQLAQFVRIKRIATGIIVSAILGVLITLHFLTPSFCENGSFPF, encoded by the coding sequence ATGTTATTTTTCTCTTACTCCCACAAGGACAAAGTATTCGTTCAAAAGCTCTACGTCGCTTTGTCTCCGAATTATGAAATCTGGGTAGATTGGGAAGATATTCCACCAGCGGTTGAGTGGTGGGAGGAAATTAAGCGAGGGATTGAAGATTCGGATTATTTTCTATTTATGCTAACTCCAAACTCAGCGATATCTAAGGTTTGTGGTCAAGAGTTAGAGTATGCTTTAAGTCAAGGTAAACGGATTTTTCCGATTGTGATTGAGCAACCTGATCCAGTTCCTCTATCACTGCGATCTATCAACTGGATGTTTTTTACTCCAGAAGAGGATTTTGGCGTTTGCTTAACCAAATTATTGAATGCTCTCAATATTAATCCAGAAGACGCCAGATTACATACTAAATTCTACGGACTCTGGCGGGATTGGGTTTTTCATGATCGGGATCGCAGTTATTTGCTACGTGGTAAACAACTCTGGGAAGCAACAGCTTGGTTGGTTGCATCGGACAACAATACACCATTGCCACTTCAAGAACACCGAGAATATATTTGGGCGAGTCAGTTGGCACAGTTTGTACGAATTAAACGAATTGCTACAGGTATAATTGTTAGTGCGATTCTGGGTGTCTTAATTACTCTGCATTTTCTTACCCCTAGCTTTTGTGAAAATGGAAGTTTCCCTTTTTAG
- a CDS encoding ABC transporter ATP-binding protein: MSIVVARNLSKVYPVAVKQPGIKGTLTHFLRRKYRSVVAVQNVSFEIGMGEVVGFLGPNGAGKTTTLKMLTGLVHPSGGEVKVAGHQPFQRESSFLQQITLVMGQKQQLLWDLPAWDSLRINAAVYGISHNQFQRRVGELAEMLSLEAKLTQPVRKLSLGERMKAELLAALLHQPQVLFLDEPTLGLDVNAQLAVRNFLREYNQRTGATVLLTSHYMADITALCQRVLLIYEGQMIYDGSLEGLLNRFAPYREVKVELAQPLSKEELSGYAEIEAVDGLAVRFLVQREKLTSTVARILADLEVIDLTVSDPPIEEVIGRVFRAGVVS; encoded by the coding sequence ATGTCTATTGTTGTGGCTCGAAATCTGAGCAAAGTCTATCCCGTAGCGGTCAAACAACCCGGTATTAAGGGTACTCTCACCCACTTTTTGCGCCGAAAGTACCGCTCTGTCGTTGCTGTACAAAATGTTTCCTTTGAAATTGGCATGGGGGAAGTGGTGGGATTTCTCGGTCCCAATGGTGCCGGTAAAACCACGACGTTGAAAATGCTCACCGGACTTGTTCACCCTTCCGGGGGTGAGGTTAAGGTGGCGGGTCATCAGCCATTTCAGCGGGAATCGAGCTTTTTGCAGCAGATTACCCTAGTCATGGGTCAAAAGCAACAACTGCTTTGGGACTTACCCGCCTGGGATTCCCTGAGAATCAACGCCGCCGTTTATGGAATTTCTCACAACCAATTTCAACGTCGCGTCGGGGAACTGGCAGAAATGTTATCCTTAGAAGCCAAACTCACGCAACCCGTGCGGAAACTCTCCCTCGGAGAACGCATGAAAGCTGAATTGCTGGCGGCGCTTTTGCATCAACCCCAAGTCTTATTTTTAGATGAACCCACGTTGGGATTGGATGTTAATGCACAATTAGCGGTGCGGAATTTCTTACGCGAGTACAACCAGCGCACGGGAGCCACCGTTTTATTGACCAGTCACTACATGGCAGATATTACGGCGCTGTGTCAGCGAGTGCTGCTAATTTATGAAGGGCAGATGATTTATGATGGCAGCTTGGAGGGACTCCTCAATCGCTTTGCGCCCTATCGGGAGGTGAAAGTAGAACTGGCTCAACCCTTGTCAAAAGAGGAATTATCAGGTTATGCAGAAATAGAAGCGGTAGATGGGTTAGCAGTACGTTTCCTCGTGCAGCGTGAAAAGCTGACAAGTACCGTGGCTCGAATTTTAGCGGATTTAGAGGTGATAGATTTAACGGTTAGTGACCCCCCCATCGAAGAAGTCATCGGTCGGGTTTTCCGAGCCGGAGTTGTTTCGTGA